The nucleotide window ACCAAATCGCCCGTTGCTTCCGTGACGAAGACTTGCGTGGTGACCGTCAACCAGAATTTACGCAAATTGACGTGGAAACGTCATTCTTAACTTCTGCAGAAATCCAAGACATGACCGAAGGTTTGATCAAGAAGGTTATGAAGGATGCTCTGGGCGTTGACGTGAAGTTACCATTCGAACGTCTCGACTGGGACGACTCCATGGCTCGCTTCGGTACCGACCAACCCGATGTTCGGTTTGGTATGGAACTGAAAGACTTGACCGACATCATGGGCAAGTCAGAATTCAAAGTCTTTGCTGATGCTGCTGCCGATGGCCAAGTTAAAGCAATCGCCGTACCTGGTGGTGCTGACAAGTACAGCCGTAAAGAAATCGACAAGTATGAACAATACATCGAACGTTTCGGTGCTAAGGGCTTAGCTTGGATGAAGGTTACGGATGATGGTTACAGCGGTCCAATCGCTAAGTTCTTCAACGAGGGCGACTGGTTCAAGCAAATCAACGAAAAGACTGGCGCCAAGAGTGGTGACTTGTTACTCTTCGTTGCTGACTCCAAACGGGTCGTTGCTGCTTCCCTTGGATACTTGCGTAAGGCAATTGCCAAGGAACAAGGTATGATTGATGAAAACAAGTGGGCCTTCTTGTGGGTTGTTAACTGGCCATTGTTTGAATACGATGTTGACGCTAAGCGTTGGGTTCCAGCCCATCACCCATTCACGGCACCTGCAATTGGTGACGAACACTTCTTGGACGAAGGCGAAGACCCAACTCAAGCCTACGCTCAAAGTTACGACATTATCTTGAACGGTTTGGAATTAGGTGGGGGTTCAATCCGGATCCACTCACACGAACTGCAAATGAAGATGTTGAGAGCCTTAGGCTTCACGCCAGAACGTGCTGACAAGCAATTTGGGTTCCTACTAAATGCCCTGGATTACGGTTTCCCACCTCATGGTGGTATCGCCATTGGGTTGGACCGTTTTGTCCGGCTCTTAGCTAAGCGTGAAAACATTCGTGATGTTATCGCGTTCCCTAAGAACTCTAAGGCAACGGAACCAATGACTAAGGCACCAAGTGAAGTTAGTGAAGAACAATTAAGTGAACTTTACTTAAGAGTTGCTGACCCTGAAAAAACGAAGGAATAAGTTAGCTCTTTAAAATAGCCATGGTCGAAACGTCTTAGCACGGTTCGACGTTGGTAAAAGAAGATTCGTAACAGACCTTAATTCTGTGAAATTAAGGGTGTTATGAATCTTTTTTTATGGCATTTGTCATAATTGACAGCGTCATTCGGGTCTTGACGGCACTTGAAAAAAGCCGTTTAATAGAATCATTAGAAAATGGAGTGATTATGATGAATGAAATTGAAACGGCAACGTTTGCGGGCGGCTGTTTTTGGTGCATGGTCCGGCCCTTTGACACGTTCCCCGGAATCAAAAAAGTTTTGTCCGGATACAGTGGTGGTACGGTAACTGATCCGACCTATGAGCAGGTTAAGGCCCAACATACGGGACACACTGAAGCGGTTAAGATCTGGTTTGACCCCGCGGTGGTTAGCTACCGGCAGTTGGTTGATTTATATTGGCAACAAACAGATCCGACCGACGATGGCGGTCAGTTCCAAGACCGGGGCTCAAACTATCGGCCAGTGATCTTCGTGAACAGTACGGCCCAGTTGGCGGTGGCTCAGGAGTCCCGGGCGGCTTTGCAGGCGCGTGAACAGTTTAGCAAGCCCATCGTGACAAAAATTCAAGTGGTTCAACCGTTCTTTGTGGCAGAGAAACGACACCAGCAGTTTTACCGGAAGCAGCCGGAGCGCTTCGAACAGGAAGAAGCTGGCGGCCGGGCAGCATTT belongs to Levilactobacillus yonginensis and includes:
- the aspS gene encoding aspartate--tRNA ligase, with product MKRTTYAGLVDEKYLDQTVVLKGWVQKRRDLGNLIFIDLRDREGIVQLVFSDEYGKDALAVADQLRSEYVIEIQGTVVARSAKEINPDMKTGKVEVRVTGINLLNKAKTPPFYIQDGINVSDEVRLKYRYLDLRRPEMQKAIRLRSRILHSVHSYFDNNGFIDIETPNLTKSTPEGARDYLVPSRIYPGHFYALPQSPQLFKQLLMGSGFDRYYQIARCFRDEDLRGDRQPEFTQIDVETSFLTSAEIQDMTEGLIKKVMKDALGVDVKLPFERLDWDDSMARFGTDQPDVRFGMELKDLTDIMGKSEFKVFADAAADGQVKAIAVPGGADKYSRKEIDKYEQYIERFGAKGLAWMKVTDDGYSGPIAKFFNEGDWFKQINEKTGAKSGDLLLFVADSKRVVAASLGYLRKAIAKEQGMIDENKWAFLWVVNWPLFEYDVDAKRWVPAHHPFTAPAIGDEHFLDEGEDPTQAYAQSYDIILNGLELGGGSIRIHSHELQMKMLRALGFTPERADKQFGFLLNALDYGFPPHGGIAIGLDRFVRLLAKRENIRDVIAFPKNSKATEPMTKAPSEVSEEQLSELYLRVADPEKTKE
- the msrA gene encoding peptide-methionine (S)-S-oxide reductase MsrA, with translation MNEIETATFAGGCFWCMVRPFDTFPGIKKVLSGYSGGTVTDPTYEQVKAQHTGHTEAVKIWFDPAVVSYRQLVDLYWQQTDPTDDGGQFQDRGSNYRPVIFVNSTAQLAVAQESRAALQAREQFSKPIVTKIQVVQPFFVAEKRHQQFYRKQPERFEQEEAGGRAAFIATNWS